AAGATCTTCTGGTTTCTTGCTTTGTAATAACTTTTGCAGCAACTTGGACTTTTCTTCATCTTCAAATATGGCATTCTTGGCCCTACTCCGAGGAGGTACCACGTCTTCAGGGGGTAATGGTGGAGGAGTTTCCTTCACCACACCCTGATTCTTAAGCATGTCATATGCAACCTTAAATTTGGTTTCCTTTGGATACTCGATAGACCATGCGTGAAGCAGCTGTAGtacctaaaataatatatattttttatgaggaAGGAATTGTTATACTTACTtacgttacaaaataaataactcaaGAATTCAATTGAggaaaaagaattttaaaaaccCTTTGTACCTTTTAATAGGCATGTGATTAAAAAAGggcaaatatatatttttgtataaataatacttatttattgattggtcaaaatatttgaatatacaCTAGCCTACCTAAGTTATTCATCAAGAAAAGATGCTCTGTGCAAAAGGCTATACACTAATTTGTAAGTTACTTAAAAAAGTATGTGAAAGCATTATAAAAAGAAAGTGTATAAGAAAAATGTCTTACCCTAGTCCGTACTTCAGGTGATGTTCGATCAGCAAAATATTTAGGTGAAACTAACTTAATCATTTCATTGAGGAAGCGAAATTTGCCGACTTCAGCGTGAAAACCGGCATCGCAACGTCGCATACAGCGATCTAGCATTGACAGGGCGAGCAGAGCTTCTCGGGCGTTTGGCGTGTGTATGCGGGCTGCCAGGGCCTGCGCCGCCAGCTGCGGGCCCTCCGCAGAGTCCCGCATCACCGCGCAAAACGCCTCCAACGCCGCAGCATCCGGACATGGCAGAGATTCGTGTGTAGCTTTTACTAAGCAAACGAATAACAAACACAGTCGTAAAGTAGTTCAAACTTTATAAACACGATCCAGTAtcgaaaataaatacttacatatcaAAGCTTCTAGGCTGATCAAAGTTACATTCATTTTTTCAGAGGAAAAACACTTTccgataaatataaataaaattaaaatttttgatcATTTCGTTTCAGATCAGATCAAGTTGACATTTTGAATTGTGTTGCTATTTTTTCTGCTAAAATGAAAACATTACTATTGTATTATCATTTTTGTCTCATTTTCAATAACTAActttaaacataattatattacaattatttactcTATTAAATATTGGTTTATATAACAATCTCGAAAGattagttaaaatattatatgtagaaatttatattttatctggcaATATTACTTGAGTGTGTTCgttttgggcttaaattatcaACATTGCCAAACACGAAAATGAAAGAAGTTAATGGATATGGACGCCACTAAAACGCTCAGTAAGCAGATATTTTAGGCTGAACATGTAGCAAAATTGTTCGTTTGGttattttgatgtaatttaTGTATCTACCTGTGATTAttcatgaaaattatatttctttggCCATCTGAAAAGgcttttgtttgtaccttataGGTGTCAATCAGTTGTCACTGTCAACTTACAGCAGCAGAGAGAAACTTTAGCTGGCTAAAAATAATCTGAGAAAAACACTGCATTAGCGCAGTTAATTTTGTGCAAAATGGCTATTTTCCGGCTGTCTCGGTTGGTGGCTCAATCTAAAAACTTGACGAGACATGAAAATGCCATTCAGAGAAGAACTGCTACGACTACGCCGACTGGAGCCATTCTACCTGAGCCAGAGAAGACTCCGTTGGGTCTTCTGGGTATAGTAATGGCCGTAGTGCCTGGCTTGCTTATAGGAGCCGCTATTAGTAAAAACATAGCCAATTTCCTGGAGGAAAACGAACTGTTTGTACCTTCGGatgacgacgacgacgatgacTAAATCGCACTTGAggtataatgtttattattttagtttattattatattagtgaaaattattaattataataatttattcccaGAATATTTCCTTGTTCCTCATATGTGATGCAACTactaatgtaattttattttcagatgaATGTGAACTTCATGCgggtttaatataaaattaattatgattaatatttaataaacataagAAGAACCATAattgttgttatattttattgaattgttataaaaacattaaaattttgtGCTCAACATCAAAATAGCATTATACttaagaattttgtttttatttaaggattttattatattaaagcAATCTCTTATTTACatgatttacataaatacaGTATATAATTATATGATCATATTAGGTAGTTATATAAAACAGCATGTTATATACAGCTAAATAAATCACGATACATTAAAAACCATGTCATAATAAATGCATTATGAAGAAATGcatgtttcatttgttttcaggAGTGACACACAGCAATCTCTGCTAATCTAGTCAAAAGTTACTCTCACACATGTAGCTCTAACAGTTCTGTGTAATCTCATCGTCACACACTTGTgcttaatattttatagatgAAAGTTCAAATAAATGAGATAATGGCATGATTCAGTCTTTCATTTTTGACAAACCGTAACATAATTCTAACACTGCAGCAGTATGCTAGTCAAGAGAGACAATAGTATAGGAAATGTGAGGAAGacttcataaattaataatctTATAAAGTGGAACAACAGCTTTAGATAAGATGTATAGTCAATTTAACTTacgagagagaaaaaaataGTGACATCAATTTGAGCAGTGGtagaatttgtataaaaattatgtcctAACACATCTTTATTCAGAAGCACATTCAATATGAAGTTATGAAACTAATGATAATTTACTTAATACTCAGTATTGCACACATGTTGATTAAAAATTGTCAATACCTTTAAAAAGACATACAAACTATACAATACTGATTCGTTGTTACCATAAATTGATATGATTTAATGACA
The DNA window shown above is from Helicoverpa zea isolate HzStark_Cry1AcR chromosome 16, ilHelZeax1.1, whole genome shotgun sequence and carries:
- the LOC124637616 gene encoding essential MCU regulator, mitochondrial, whose translation is MAIFRLSRLVAQSKNLTRHENAIQRRTATTTPTGAILPEPEKTPLGLLGIVMAVVPGLLIGAAISKNIANFLEENELFVPSDDDDDDD